GCGTAGGGGCCCGTCGAGCGCAGCATTTCAAGACCAGCTTCGGGGCCGAGCGCCGTTCTCAGGTTGAAGCCTCTGTACAGCACGACCTTGAGGCCTTCGAGAATCCCCGGATCGTCGTCTACCAGAAGAATCTTGTCCGTCACGCGTTCCCTCCAAAAGTGTCTCCTGCCTGGGTCGCATTCAAACCGGGCCGAACGTACAGCATATCCATGTTGTAATGATACTCCTTATCAGCGGCGCGTCCGGCTTGCCACCCCCGGCCGGGATTTTCCGTATTTTTTCCGTATTCTCCGCCCTTTCCCAGTAGTACGCGAGAGACTAATCGAAATGTGCAGGTCCCGCCGGTCCGCTGAACTACCGGAAATGGAGGCTTGGGGTGAGTCGTTCCGCCGCAGCGGTGAGAGACGGGTGGATAATGGTCGGGCTCTGAAAGTGATTTCCGGCGATATCGATGTACCCCTCCTGAATGTGCCCGACGCCCTGACGGCTTTGCAATAATTTCCGGGTAAGAGTATGATTTGAATAGACCCCTTCTGATTCACAGGTACTTTCCGGATTTTTTCATGCCCTGACACGCTCAGGTCGGAGCTCCACAGCCATGACGAACGGAATCGACCCCAACCATCCCTTCGAACCGAAATCCAAACGGGGCTTGATGATTGCCTTCGTCAGCCTCGTCTTCGTGGTGGCGATAGCGTATCTGCTGTGGCGGATTCATGCGGTCGACGTCCAGCGAAAGGAACTGGCCCTGGTCCAGTTCAAGGCGGATACGGCCAGTCTGGCCGGCGGCCTGGAATACTTCTTTCTGGAGCGGCACCACGACCTGGAAGTCGTGGTCGAAAGCAGGGCTGTGGAGACGTATTTTGAAAACGTGGCCCTGGGGAAGTCCAGCCGTTTTGAGATGCCGGGCAGCCTGCAGGAGGTTGAAACCCTCTTCGCCAAAACCCTCGCCGCACGGCAAGTCGGAGTGTCGCCGGTATTCGAGGCGCTCGCCCTTATGGACGCTGCGGGTGGTGTCCTGACGCGAGCGTTTTCGGCTTCGGGGAACGCGACATCCGTCGGGCATATCCCAAAACGCGAACTGTGGTCCGGATCGCAGCCGGTCCATGACGACGGCTTTTCCTGGACCATCCTGGACGCCCCCGGGACCCCGCACCCCTCCATTCTCATGGCGCACCCTGTCCTGCACGCGGGAAAGGAGGTCGGGCAGATTGTCGCGCGGCTGTCCTTTCCGCGTCTCCTGCAGAACCTGTTCAAGGACGACGGCTCGATGAGGCCGAGGGCTCATTTTCTCGGCTACGACGGCCGATACCTCTATTCGCAGACAGGAACGCGGCTGAACTTTCCGCAGGCGTTCACCGGACTGAACGAAGATGTCAGCCTCCTGCCGTCGATGCCGGACATCGGGACACACCTTCGGAACCGGACCGGCCCCTGTCTGGTCGCGATGGCGCCTGTCTTCGGCTCGTCCTTCAAGATTTTCGCCGTCATCCCGGAAAACATCCTTCTCGGTTCGCCTACCTGGCCCCTGTCCCTGCTGATCGCACTGCTGAGCGTCATGCTGCTGGCCGGGGTCGTGTTCATCGTTCGCGCCAATACGGAGCGCGCCGTCCTTGTCGCCCGCAACGAGGAGCAGGGTCGTTCGGGGAGGGAACTGCGCAAGCGCATGGACGAGTTCAACACCCTCTTCAATGCCCTGCCGGGAGCGGCGTTCTGCAAGGATGCCCGCGGTGTCTATGTGATGGCCAACTCCGCCACCTGCGAGCGGGCCGGGATGACCCCCGAGGAACTTGTCGGCAAGCGCGACCACGAGGTATTCCCGAAGCATCTGGCGGACAAGTTCGTACGTGACGATGCGGAACTGCTGAGCGGCGCGCGCACCAGCCTCGATTCGGAGGATGTCTTCGAATACCCGGACCGGACCATAATCTCGGCGACGCGCAAGGTGGCCGTAGTCCATGGGGACGGGACCATCGGCGGCATCATCGGGCTGAGCATCGACATGTCCGACACGAAGCGGATCGAGGAGGAACTGCGGCAGAGCAACGCTCTGCAGCGGGTGATCATGGAACTGGCCATCGGTTTCGTGAACATCCCGCTGGAAGAGATGGACCAGGGGATACTCAACGCCCTGACCATGGTCGGGGAGTTCGCCAAGGTGGATCGGTCCTATCTCTTTGCCTACGATTTCGAGTCGAGGGTCATGAACAACACCCACGAATGGTGCGCTCCGGGCATCTCCCCGGAAAAGGACAACCTGCAGGGCGTTCCGACCGAACTCCTCCCGGAGTGGGTCAACGCGCATCTGCGCAACGAACTCATCCACGTTCCGGACGTCCTGGCCATGCCGGCCGACGCCCCCCTGCGCCAGATCCTCGAAGCCCAGGACATACGGACGCTCATCACGCTGCCGCTGGTGCACGGGTCGCGCTGCTTCGGTTTCGTCGGTTTCGACGCAGTCCGGGAGAGCAAGACGTGGACTGAAACGGAAATCAGCCTGCTCAAGGTCATGGCCGGACTCCTGACCAACGCCGAGTTGCGGCGCCTCTACGAGAAGGCTCTTCATGAAGCCAAGGGGTTCGCCGAAGAGGCCTATAGGGAGATCGAGCAACGCATCCGGGAGCGGACCATGGAACTGGCCCAGGCCAATGCCCAGTTGCACGAGGAAATGTCCGAGCGCCTGCGCGCGTTGCGCGACTTGAACCTCATCCAGGACGCCATCTCGGCCATCCTCATCGTCGTCGACGGACAGGGCCTGGTTTTCCGCTGGAGCGCGGCCGCGCACAAAGCCTTCGGTCTGGCGGCCGCCGAGGCCGAAGGCCTGCCTTTCATGGAACTGCCCATCGCCTGGGACTGGGAGAGCGTCAGGCACGGCGTGGAACACTGCCGGGAGACCGGGACGGTCTTCAAGGCCGCGAGCGTCCGCTACGACCGCGCCGACGGGTCCGCCGCCTGTCTGGTCCTGACCGTCAGCCCTCTGCTGGCCGAGGATCAGGTTCAATCGGGCTATCTGGTCCTGGGCGAGGACATCACGGAGGTGAAGATGCTGGAGGCCAGACTGTCCCAGGCCGCCAAGCTGGAGGCCATCGGCCAGCTCGCGGCGGGCATCGCCCACGAGATCAACACCCCGACGCAGTTCGTCAGCGATTCCGTGACGTTCCTGCAGGACGTCTTCGAGGACATGGACCGGGTCGTCGTCTCCGTCGAGGGGCTGTGCGCCGAGGCCGAAGGCGCGCAGGTCAGCGCGCTGGACCGGGTTTGCCCCATCCTGTCGGAGATCGACATGGATTTTGTCAGACCCGAAGTGCCCAGGACCTTCGAACGGATCTTCGACGGCATTCAGCGCATCAGCTCCATCGTCCAGGCCATGAACCGCTTCTCCCATGCCCGCGGCGTCGGCAAGAAGCTCGTCAACGTCAACGAGATCATCGAGAACACCCTGGTCATTTCCCGCAACGAGTGGAAGTACGTGGCGGACGTGGAGACGGACTTCGACCCGGACCTGAGCGCCGTATACGGCCTCGCGGACGAAATCGGGCAGGTCTTCCTGAACATCGTCATCAACGCGGCCCACGCCATCGCCGACAAGGTCGCCGGCACGGACGGGAAGGGGCACATTTTCATCAGTACCAGGAAGTTAGGGGACTGCCTGGAAACCCGTATCACGGATACGGGGGCCGGGATTCCCAAGGATGTCGGCGACAAGGTTTTCAACCTCTTCTTCACCACCAAGGAATTGGGGAAGGGCACCGGCCAGGGGCTGGCCATCGCCTACGACATCGTGGTCAACAAGCACGGCGGGTTGATCACCTACACGTCCGAGTCGGGCATCGGGACCACGTTCATCGTTCAATTGCCCCTGGGCGGGGAATCCGTCTGCAGCTTGCAGGAGGAAACAAACGCATGAAGCCGAAAATATTGTTCGTCGACGACGAGCAGAACATCCTCGACAGCCTCAGGCTGAGCCTGCGCAACATGCGCGGGGAGTGGGACATGACCTTCGCCCTGGGCGGAAGGGCGGCCCTGGACGCGTTGGCGCAGTCTCCCCACGACGTGGTGGTGTCCGACATGCGCATGCCGGGCATGGACGGCGCGGAGCTGCTGAAGACGATCCAGTACCGCAACCCGGAAATGGCCCGGATCATCCTGTCCGGGTATTCCGACAGGGAAGGCGTGCTCAAGAACATCTGTCTCGCCCATCAGTACCTGAGCAAACCGTGCCGCACCCAGGACCTTGTCCAGGCCATCAACAAGGCCCTGGATCTGCATGGCATCCTCGCCGGCCGGGACTTGAAGCGGCTCGTCGCCAGGATCGAAACCCTGCCAGTCCTGCCGAGCGTGTACACCGAGCTGGTCGCGACCCTGGCCGACAAGAACGCGCCCCTGAAACGTGTCGGCGACATCCTTGCCAGGGACATGGCCTTGACTGCGTCCGTGCTGCGCGTGGTCAACTGTTCCTTCTTCGGCTTCTCCGCGCGGGTGTCGAGCATCCATCAGGCGGCGACCCTGCTCGGCACGCAGACCCTCAGAACCCTGGTGCTCTCGACGCATCTGTTCTCGACCCTGGAGGAGAGCGGTTCCGAGCGGTTTTCGGTTCGCCTGCTCTGGGATCACTGCATCCGGGTGGCCGGCTTCGCCAAATGCATCGCCGAAAAGGAGGGCCTCCCCGACCTGGTCCGGGACGACTGCTTCATCGCCGCCATGCTGCACGACATCGGCAAACTCATCCTGCGCACTGGGCTGCCGCAGGAATTCCGGCTCGTGCTGGACAAGGTCCGGGCGGAAAACTGTCCCGTCCATGTCGCCGAAATGGAGATTCTCGGGACGACCCACGCGGAGGTCGGAGCCTATCTTCTGGGTCTGTGGGGCTTCAGTCACGAGCAGATGGGGGCGGTGCGCTGGCATCAGGTCCCGGAGTCCGGTTCGGAGCCGCTCATGTCCCCGCAGACGGTCCTGCACATCGCCAATTCCCTCGATCACGAACTGGTCCGCATTCATGAAGGGTACGCGCAGCGCCCCCTGGATGATTGCTGGGCGTCGTGGCCGGATTGGCAGGTGAGGATCGATTCGTGGCGCCAGGTGTGCATGCAGGATCTCGCCCAAGGGGCCGTGTGTTAGCCGCTGGGCATTTTCTTTCATGAATTCCATGGAAAATCGTGAGGTTATCGGGTATGATTGTCTATTGGCGGTCTTCCGACGCTCACCAATTGCTGTTCGACAACATTTCCCCGGAGCAGGTTGAAGTGAGAAACGACATGTTGGAAATATTCCCCTGGAACGACAGGTTCGAGACCGGCATCCCGGAAATCGACGTCCAGCACAGGGGGCTGGTGGACATTCTCAACGAACTGGTCGGGAATCTGGCCTGTCAGGAGGATGCGGCGGCCCTGTGCGGCATTTTCGAACGTCTCCAGGACTACGCTCTCGTCCATTTCCGGACCGAGGAAGACGTCTGGGACGAGGCGCTGGGGTCAGACCCCCTGGCCGCCCAGCATGCCCAAACCCACGCCCTGTTCGTGGAAAGGCTGAAGGAAATCAGGGCCCGGGAGGCCTTGAAACCGTTCAATGACGTCATCGAGGAACTGGCCGGGTTTCTGACGCACTGGCTTGCCCTGCACATCATCGAGACCGACAAGCGTTTCGCCAGGACCGTGCTCGGCCTGCGTGCCGGCCTGACTCTGGAGGAGGCCAAGCGGGAGGCCGACGAATTCATGACCGGGGCCACGAGGGCCATGATCGAGACCGTCATGATCATGTACGACCAGTTGGCCAGCCGGACCCT
The Desulfomicrobium escambiense DSM 10707 genome window above contains:
- a CDS encoding response regulator, with amino-acid sequence MKPKILFVDDEQNILDSLRLSLRNMRGEWDMTFALGGRAALDALAQSPHDVVVSDMRMPGMDGAELLKTIQYRNPEMARIILSGYSDREGVLKNICLAHQYLSKPCRTQDLVQAINKALDLHGILAGRDLKRLVARIETLPVLPSVYTELVATLADKNAPLKRVGDILARDMALTASVLRVVNCSFFGFSARVSSIHQAATLLGTQTLRTLVLSTHLFSTLEESGSERFSVRLLWDHCIRVAGFAKCIAEKEGLPDLVRDDCFIAAMLHDIGKLILRTGLPQEFRLVLDKVRAENCPVHVAEMEILGTTHAEVGAYLLGLWGFSHEQMGAVRWHQVPESGSEPLMSPQTVLHIANSLDHELVRIHEGYAQRPLDDCWASWPDWQVRIDSWRQVCMQDLAQGAVC
- a CDS encoding GAF domain-containing sensor histidine kinase, with translation MTNGIDPNHPFEPKSKRGLMIAFVSLVFVVAIAYLLWRIHAVDVQRKELALVQFKADTASLAGGLEYFFLERHHDLEVVVESRAVETYFENVALGKSSRFEMPGSLQEVETLFAKTLAARQVGVSPVFEALALMDAAGGVLTRAFSASGNATSVGHIPKRELWSGSQPVHDDGFSWTILDAPGTPHPSILMAHPVLHAGKEVGQIVARLSFPRLLQNLFKDDGSMRPRAHFLGYDGRYLYSQTGTRLNFPQAFTGLNEDVSLLPSMPDIGTHLRNRTGPCLVAMAPVFGSSFKIFAVIPENILLGSPTWPLSLLIALLSVMLLAGVVFIVRANTERAVLVARNEEQGRSGRELRKRMDEFNTLFNALPGAAFCKDARGVYVMANSATCERAGMTPEELVGKRDHEVFPKHLADKFVRDDAELLSGARTSLDSEDVFEYPDRTIISATRKVAVVHGDGTIGGIIGLSIDMSDTKRIEEELRQSNALQRVIMELAIGFVNIPLEEMDQGILNALTMVGEFAKVDRSYLFAYDFESRVMNNTHEWCAPGISPEKDNLQGVPTELLPEWVNAHLRNELIHVPDVLAMPADAPLRQILEAQDIRTLITLPLVHGSRCFGFVGFDAVRESKTWTETEISLLKVMAGLLTNAELRRLYEKALHEAKGFAEEAYREIEQRIRERTMELAQANAQLHEEMSERLRALRDLNLIQDAISAILIVVDGQGLVFRWSAAAHKAFGLAAAEAEGLPFMELPIAWDWESVRHGVEHCRETGTVFKAASVRYDRADGSAACLVLTVSPLLAEDQVQSGYLVLGEDITEVKMLEARLSQAAKLEAIGQLAAGIAHEINTPTQFVSDSVTFLQDVFEDMDRVVVSVEGLCAEAEGAQVSALDRVCPILSEIDMDFVRPEVPRTFERIFDGIQRISSIVQAMNRFSHARGVGKKLVNVNEIIENTLVISRNEWKYVADVETDFDPDLSAVYGLADEIGQVFLNIVINAAHAIADKVAGTDGKGHIFISTRKLGDCLETRITDTGAGIPKDVGDKVFNLFFTTKELGKGTGQGLAIAYDIVVNKHGGLITYTSESGIGTTFIVQLPLGGESVCSLQEETNA